One window of Arcobacter cloacae genomic DNA carries:
- a CDS encoding transposase has product MYRGKIDEILCIQAKAVANDLKTVYCASTEEDAQTALLEFDESWSKKYQHITQSWTNNWNQLATFFKYPKSVQTLIYTTNPIESLNSSIKRRTA; this is encoded by the coding sequence ATGTATCGTGGAAAGATAGATGAAATCCTGTGCATACAGGCAAAAGCTGTTGCAAATGATTTAAAAACTGTTTATTGTGCATCAACAGAAGAAGATGCACAAACTGCACTTTTAGAGTTTGATGAAAGTTGGAGTAAGAAATATCAACATATCACTCAATCTTGGACAAATAACTGGAATCAACTAGCTACTTTTTTTAAATATCCAAAATCAGTACAAACATTAATTTATACAACAAATCCAATTGAATCTTTGAACTCAAGTATAAAAAGACGAACAGCTTAG
- a CDS encoding transposase, with the protein MNILNKEELERQIQEGKEISLDGILEKFKNLLRESIQTASEVEMTSHLGYDKHQESSNPNYRNGTNKKILKSKYGEVDVSIPRDRDGTFEPQLVKKRERLLKDSEDLILSLYTKGMSVRDIQNHFKYY; encoded by the coding sequence ATGAATATATTAAATAAAGAAGAATTAGAAAGACAAATACAAGAAGGTAAAGAAATATCATTAGATGGTATTTTAGAAAAATTTAAAAACCTTCTTAGAGAATCTATCCAAACAGCAAGTGAAGTTGAAATGACTTCACATCTTGGCTATGATAAGCATCAAGAATCTTCTAATCCAAATTATCGTAATGGAACAAATAAAAAAATATTGAAATCTAAATATGGTGAAGTTGATGTTTCAATACCAAGAGATAGAGATGGAACATTTGAACCACAATTAGTTAAAAAAAGAGAAAGACTTTTAAAAGATAGTGAAGATTTAATTCTTTCACTTTACACTAAAGGAATGAGTGTAAGAGATATACAAAATCATTTCAAATATTACTGA
- the istB gene encoding IS21-like element helper ATPase IstB — protein sequence MRNKNTTNLRNSGPVNLENGSLKANIESYCKLLSLSSVADNYESAALDAAKAKLSYQDYLYKLLQQQIVDRVDRSVNARIKKAGFKYMATLDEFDFSFQPQIDEKLIRELATLSFLDSATNVLLVGAPGVGKTHLSIALGLEATKQRRRVKFISAEDLTNELIAANHSNTITDYLESMSRIELLIIDEIGYLDLSREVASLFFRLISKRYEKSSTIITSNKEFQEWGQIFNDDVIATAILDRLLHHSHPFLINGPSYRMKDLLPKSKKKQNLENKNNEI from the coding sequence ATGAGAAATAAAAATACTACAAACTTAAGAAACAGTGGACCAGTTAATTTAGAGAATGGTTCACTAAAAGCAAATATAGAGAGTTATTGTAAACTTTTATCTCTTTCATCAGTGGCAGATAATTATGAAAGTGCAGCACTTGATGCTGCTAAAGCAAAACTATCATATCAAGATTATCTGTATAAACTATTGCAACAACAAATAGTTGATAGAGTAGATAGAAGTGTAAATGCTAGAATTAAAAAAGCAGGATTCAAATATATGGCAACTTTGGATGAGTTTGATTTTAGCTTTCAACCTCAAATAGATGAAAAACTAATACGAGAATTAGCAACTCTAAGCTTTTTAGATAGTGCTACAAATGTACTTTTAGTTGGTGCTCCAGGAGTTGGAAAAACTCATCTTTCAATAGCATTAGGACTTGAAGCCACCAAACAAAGAAGAAGAGTAAAATTTATAAGTGCTGAAGATTTAACCAATGAACTAATAGCTGCAAATCACTCTAATACTATAACAGATTATCTTGAAAGTATGAGTAGAATAGAGTTACTAATAATTGATGAAATTGGATACTTAGACCTTTCAAGAGAAGTAGCATCACTTTTTTTTAGACTTATTTCAAAGAGATATGAAAAATCTTCAACAATAATTACATCAAATAAAGAATTTCAAGAATGGGGACAGATATTTAATGATGATGTGATAGCAACAGCAATACTAGATAGACTTTTACATCATTCACATCCATTTTTAATAAATGGTCCAAGTTATAGAATGAAAGATTTATTGCCAAAAAGTAAAAAGAAACAAAATTTAGAGAATAAAAATAACGAAATTTAA
- the istA gene encoding IS21 family transposase: protein MEDWVTIRNLKKKDPNLGTRTIALMLGISRNTVKKALLNDELPLYNRGEKKINEAVEPFIDFIKESFLKKNLKASRILKDIKSKGYRGSQYALYAYIREILKPIANDVSKNSPHAYMRYETKPAEQMQYDWSPYTVTIGENLVKINIHQTILGFSRYKFYDVSLNVSGSDVYTALEESFIFFGGVCERIQVDNATVFITNASKDNLIWNPRFLSLCGLYGIKPTRSMPSHPWSKGKVESPFSYLETHFISGNEFKSFEDLRERLKQFQDEHNLEIHGTTKQISKILFEKEEQSFLKPLPINPITGELKRYVGFKEEFRKANSECLVSYKGNKYSVPHYFASKEVWLRVLYGTTLQIYSSKNKLIATHTISLKKGEVLVNKEHFNGYRKENQFDSIAISISRLIKRFANYINIHKFIENIKVQKRISPAYHLYKIANLFEYYDEADCIMAMEEAISLNIYSFSFIKGTITHQTKPKNEQLNLFNIKLPQANIKRDLGDYKI from the coding sequence ATGGAGGATTGGGTAACTATTCGTAATCTAAAAAAGAAAGATCCAAACTTAGGAACTAGAACAATTGCTTTAATGTTAGGTATTAGTAGAAATACTGTAAAAAAAGCATTATTAAATGATGAATTACCTTTATATAACAGAGGTGAGAAAAAAATAAATGAAGCAGTTGAACCATTTATTGATTTTATCAAAGAGTCATTTTTAAAGAAAAATTTAAAAGCTAGTAGAATTTTAAAAGATATAAAATCAAAAGGATATAGAGGAAGTCAATATGCTTTATATGCTTACATAAGAGAAATTTTAAAACCAATAGCAAACGATGTAAGTAAAAATTCACCTCATGCTTACATGAGATATGAAACAAAACCAGCTGAACAGATGCAATATGATTGGAGTCCATATACAGTTACTATTGGTGAAAATCTTGTAAAAATAAATATACATCAAACAATCTTAGGATTTAGTAGATATAAATTTTATGATGTAAGTTTAAATGTATCAGGAAGTGATGTATATACAGCATTAGAAGAGAGTTTTATCTTCTTTGGAGGAGTTTGTGAAAGAATACAAGTTGATAATGCAACAGTATTTATAACAAATGCTTCTAAAGATAATCTTATTTGGAATCCAAGATTTTTATCATTGTGTGGATTGTATGGAATAAAACCAACAAGAAGTATGCCATCACATCCATGGAGTAAAGGTAAAGTTGAATCACCTTTTAGTTATCTTGAAACACATTTTATTAGTGGTAATGAATTTAAAAGCTTTGAAGATTTAAGAGAACGATTAAAACAATTTCAAGATGAGCATAATTTAGAGATTCATGGCACAACTAAACAAATTTCAAAAATACTCTTTGAAAAAGAGGAACAAAGTTTTTTAAAACCACTACCAATAAATCCAATAACTGGGGAATTAAAACGATATGTTGGATTTAAAGAAGAGTTTAGAAAGGCAAATTCTGAATGTTTAGTCTCTTACAAAGGTAATAAATATTCAGTTCCACATTACTTTGCAAGTAAAGAGGTTTGGTTAAGAGTATTATATGGAACAACTTTGCAAATATACTCAAGTAAAAATAAACTAATAGCAACTCATACAATTAGCCTTAAAAAAGGTGAAGTCCTTGTTAATAAAGAGCATTTCAATGGATATAGAAAAGAAAATCAGTTTGATTCAATTGCAATTTCAATATCAAGACTTATAAAAAGATTTGCTAACTACATAAATATTCATAAATTCATTGAAAATATTAAAGTTCAAAAAAGAATTAGCCCAGCTTATCACCTTTATAAAATAGCAAACTTGTTTGAATACTACGATGAGGCTGATTGTATTATGGCAATGGAAGAAGCAATTAGTTTAAATATTTATAGCTTCTCTTTTATCAAAGGAACAATTACACATCAAACCAAGCCAAAAAATGAACAGTTAAATCTGTTTAATATCAAATTACCCCAAGCAAATATAAAAAGAGATTTAGGAGATTATAAAATATGA
- a CDS encoding GGDEF domain-containing protein — protein sequence MENNVLKIIEESGSKGPKYESLVKIFKLYEQLQYATNIKHIAHDIYYWLNREFRIDNMIFTLFNINKNEREDIYIEGEQFYLDDEFSNFFIINTDTSINATVSFRAISKVHNKIIQDQFYIIDAAFHLISPIIQNGILKKNYIESSSIDSVTNVYNRSYLVEHLNKHLSLTRNRQSQIYFLMVGIDHFKAVIDEFNHDIGDIVLIELAKVIHSNISEFDIVGRLTGDEFLISLFSAEYEYEVNSIAHKIIADFAQTEIIVDEKTNQILKKTICIGIDKHSIGDEKDISETIKNADIALYEAKNKGRSTLFNYKDLRIEDTVDLF from the coding sequence ATGGAAAATAATGTTTTAAAAATAATTGAAGAATCAGGTTCTAAAGGACCTAAATATGAAAGTTTAGTAAAAATATTTAAATTATATGAGCAATTACAATATGCAACAAATATTAAACATATAGCACATGATATTTATTATTGGTTAAATAGAGAGTTTAGAATTGATAATATGATTTTTACTCTTTTTAATATAAATAAAAATGAAAGAGAAGATATTTATATTGAAGGTGAACAATTTTATTTAGATGATGAGTTTTCAAATTTTTTTATAATTAATACAGATACAAGTATAAATGCAACAGTTTCATTTAGAGCTATTTCTAAGGTTCATAATAAAATTATTCAAGACCAATTTTATATTATTGATGCAGCTTTTCATTTAATATCACCAATTATTCAAAATGGTATTTTAAAGAAAAATTATATTGAATCTTCATCAATTGATTCAGTGACAAATGTATATAATAGAAGTTATTTAGTAGAACATCTAAATAAGCATTTATCTCTTACAAGAAATAGACAATCACAAATATATTTTTTAATGGTTGGAATAGATCATTTTAAAGCAGTTATAGATGAATTTAATCATGATATTGGAGATATAGTATTAATTGAACTTGCAAAAGTAATACATTCTAATATTTCAGAGTTTGATATAGTTGGAAGATTAACAGGTGATGAATTTTTGATTTCATTATTTAGTGCAGAATATGAATATGAAGTTAATTCAATTGCCCATAAAATAATTGCAGATTTTGCACAAACAGAAATAATTGTAGATGAAAAAACTAATCAGATTTTAAAAAAAACAATTTGTATAGGTATAGATAAACACTCAATAGGTGATGAAAAAGATATTAGTGAAACAATTAAGAATGCAGATATAGCACTTTATGAAGCAAAAAATAAAGGACGAAGTACTCTTTTTAATTATAAAGATTTAAGAATAGAGGATACTGTAGATTTATTTTGA